From a single Deltaproteobacteria bacterium genomic region:
- a CDS encoding acyltransferase, whose amino-acid sequence MSGGGNAPPKRFAVALVQMAMGTDPRWNLEKGIAAVRESAARGARVVCLPELFRSRYFCQTEDTAFFDLAERLPGPTTDALGAVARETGTVVVVPVFERRAAGVYHNSLAVIDADGAPAGIYRKMHIPDDPSYYEKFYFAPGDLGFRAFDTRAGRIGAMICWDQWYPEGAR is encoded by the coding sequence ATGAGCGGCGGCGGGAACGCCCCTCCCAAGCGGTTCGCCGTCGCCCTCGTCCAGATGGCGATGGGGACGGATCCCCGCTGGAACCTGGAAAAGGGGATCGCCGCGGTCCGGGAGTCGGCGGCCCGCGGCGCGCGGGTGGTGTGCCTCCCGGAGCTGTTCCGCTCGCGCTACTTCTGCCAGACCGAGGATACGGCGTTCTTCGACCTCGCCGAGCGGCTTCCCGGTCCGACCACCGACGCGCTCGGCGCGGTCGCCCGGGAAACGGGGACGGTGGTCGTCGTTCCGGTGTTCGAGCGGCGGGCCGCCGGGGTGTACCACAACAGCCTCGCGGTGATCGACGCCGACGGCGCGCCCGCGGGGATCTACCGGAAGATGCACATCCCGGACGACCCTTCGTATTACGAGAAGTTCTACTTCGCGCCGGGAGACCTCGGTTTCCGCGCCTTCGATACCCGCGCGGGACGGATCGGCGCGATGATCTGCTGGGACCAGTGGTACCCGGAAGGGGCCCG
- the leuD gene encoding 3-isopropylmalate dehydratase small subunit, with protein sequence MREKFTSLSTVGVPLDRRNVDTDAIIPARFLKTVKRTGLGEGLFFAWRYDADGSPRPDFPLNRPEYRGGKVLVAGENFGCGSSREHAVWALADFGFRAVVAPSFSDIFHNNCLKNGMLPVVLPAAEVRAMIDALLSSPGATVAVDLVSQTVTGPKGNVHPFAIDPFAKKCLLEGLDEIGLTLSGAAEIDRYERERKGATPWLFLDLPG encoded by the coding sequence ATGAGGGAGAAGTTCACGTCCCTGTCCACCGTGGGGGTCCCGCTCGACCGGCGGAACGTCGACACCGACGCGATCATCCCCGCGAGGTTCCTGAAGACCGTGAAGCGCACGGGACTGGGCGAGGGGCTCTTCTTCGCGTGGCGGTACGACGCGGACGGGTCGCCCCGCCCCGACTTCCCGCTGAACCGCCCCGAGTACCGCGGCGGCAAGGTCCTGGTGGCGGGGGAGAACTTCGGGTGCGGCTCCTCGCGAGAGCACGCCGTGTGGGCGCTGGCCGACTTCGGCTTCCGCGCGGTCGTGGCGCCGTCGTTCAGCGACATCTTCCACAACAACTGCCTGAAGAACGGGATGCTGCCGGTGGTCCTCCCCGCGGCGGAGGTGCGGGCGATGATCGACGCGCTTCTTTCCTCCCCCGGGGCCACGGTGGCGGTGGATCTCGTGTCGCAGACGGTCACCGGGCCGAAGGGGAACGTCCACCCCTTCGCGATCGACCCGTTCGCGAAGAAGTGCCTGCTCGAGGGACTGGACGAGATCGGGCTCACCCTCTCCGGGGCGGCCGAAATCGACCGGTACGAGCGGGAACGAAAGGGCGCGACCCCCTGGCTCTTCCTGGACCTTCCCGGATGA
- the leuC gene encoding 3-isopropylmalate dehydratase large subunit: MPTLFEKIWARHVVTDRGDGNILLYIDRQLVHEVTSPQAFEGLRLAGRKVRRPGAILAVPDHNVPTTSDRAGRIEDRESREQIQALRDNTLGAGITLFDITDPRQGIVHIIGPESGLVQPGISIVCGDSHTGTLGAFGAIAFGIGTSEVEHVLATQSLWQKMPRQMRVSVTGALAPHVTPKDVILAVIARIGASGGTGHAIEFGGETVRRMTMEGRMTICNMTIEAGARFGLVAPDETTFAYLEGRPLAPTTGMWGAAVADWKTLPSDPDAKWDREVALDAATLEPHVTWGTSPQDALPVGGAVPDPAAEKDPGEQERMRRALEYMALSPGTRLTDIPVDKVFIGSCTNARIEDLRVAAAVAKGRKVASGVTALVVPGSGLVKRQAEAEGLDRIFLDAGFQWRLPGCSMCLGMNPDRLKPGERCASTSNRNFEGRQGPGGRTHLMSPPMAAAAAVAGRIADVREVAR; the protein is encoded by the coding sequence ATGCCCACGCTGTTCGAGAAGATCTGGGCCCGCCACGTCGTTACGGATCGCGGGGACGGGAACATCCTCCTGTACATCGACCGGCAACTCGTGCACGAGGTGACGAGCCCCCAGGCGTTCGAGGGGCTGCGCCTCGCGGGCCGCAAGGTGCGGCGCCCCGGCGCGATCCTCGCCGTGCCCGACCACAACGTGCCGACGACTTCCGACCGGGCGGGGAGGATCGAGGACCGGGAGAGCCGCGAGCAGATCCAGGCGTTGCGGGACAACACCCTCGGCGCGGGGATCACCCTCTTCGACATCACCGATCCGCGGCAGGGGATCGTGCACATCATCGGCCCCGAGTCGGGGCTCGTCCAGCCGGGGATCTCCATCGTGTGCGGAGACTCCCACACCGGCACGCTGGGTGCCTTCGGCGCCATCGCGTTCGGCATCGGCACATCCGAAGTGGAGCACGTCCTCGCCACACAGTCGCTATGGCAGAAGATGCCCCGCCAGATGCGCGTTTCCGTGACGGGCGCGCTGGCACCCCATGTCACCCCGAAGGACGTGATCCTCGCCGTGATCGCGAGGATCGGCGCGTCCGGTGGTACGGGGCACGCCATCGAATTCGGCGGGGAGACCGTCCGCCGGATGACGATGGAGGGGCGGATGACGATCTGCAACATGACGATCGAGGCGGGGGCGCGTTTCGGGCTGGTCGCCCCCGACGAGACCACGTTCGCCTACCTGGAAGGCCGGCCGCTGGCGCCGACGACGGGGATGTGGGGCGCCGCGGTGGCGGACTGGAAGACGCTTCCGTCGGACCCCGACGCGAAGTGGGACCGGGAGGTGGCGCTGGACGCGGCAACGCTCGAGCCGCACGTCACCTGGGGGACGAGCCCGCAGGACGCCCTGCCGGTGGGCGGCGCCGTCCCGGATCCGGCGGCCGAGAAGGACCCGGGGGAGCAGGAAAGGATGCGGCGTGCGCTGGAGTACATGGCGCTTTCCCCGGGGACGCGGCTGACCGACATCCCGGTGGACAAGGTGTTCATCGGCTCGTGCACCAACGCGCGGATCGAGGACCTGCGAGTCGCGGCGGCGGTCGCGAAAGGGCGCAAGGTGGCTTCCGGGGTGACGGCGCTGGTCGTCCCGGGGTCGGGGCTGGTGAAGCGGCAGGCGGAGGCGGAGGGATTGGACCGGATATTCCTCGACGCCGGCTTCCAGTGGCGGCTTCCGGGCTGTTCGATGTGCCTCGGGATGAACCCGGACAGGCTCAAGCCCGGCGAGCGGTGCGCCTCCACGTCGAACCGGAACTTCGAGGGGCGGCAGGGGCCCGGGGGACGGACGCACCTGATGAGCCCGCCGATGGCGGCGGCGGCGGCGGTCGCCGGGCGCATCGCCGACGTGCGGGAGGTGGCGCGATGA
- a CDS encoding enoyl-CoA hydratase/isomerase family protein — protein MGEVVVTERRGSVAAIRMNRPERLNAYNEEMGAALLSSVSAAAADPEVRCLVLSGTGKAFSAGGDVESFAAFQDEGPGRFMGLAIGLHALIATIRRAPKPVVAAVNGVAAGAGFSLALACDVAVAAASARFTLGYQNIGLSPDGGMTFFLARAVGAQRAMEMTLFSRILPAARAAEWGLVQEVLPDGDFSAGIDALADRLASGPTLAYARAKELYNRALAQPLESQLEEERQQISRCAGSRDFREGIRAFLEKRPARFEGR, from the coding sequence ATGGGCGAGGTCGTCGTGACGGAGAGAAGAGGATCGGTGGCCGCGATCCGGATGAACCGGCCGGAGCGCCTGAACGCCTACAACGAGGAGATGGGGGCCGCGCTGCTGTCTTCGGTTTCCGCGGCGGCGGCGGACCCGGAGGTGCGGTGCCTGGTCCTGTCGGGCACGGGCAAGGCGTTCTCCGCCGGCGGCGACGTGGAATCGTTCGCGGCGTTCCAGGACGAGGGGCCGGGGAGGTTCATGGGTCTTGCGATCGGACTGCACGCGCTGATCGCGACGATCCGGCGGGCCCCCAAACCGGTCGTCGCCGCGGTGAACGGGGTGGCCGCCGGGGCCGGCTTCTCTTTGGCGCTCGCGTGCGACGTCGCCGTCGCCGCCGCGTCGGCCCGCTTCACGCTCGGGTACCAGAACATCGGGCTCTCCCCCGACGGGGGGATGACCTTCTTCCTCGCCCGCGCGGTGGGGGCGCAGCGGGCGATGGAGATGACGCTCTTTTCCCGGATCCTTCCGGCCGCCCGGGCGGCGGAATGGGGGCTGGTGCAGGAGGTTCTCCCCGACGGGGACTTTTCCGCCGGGATCGACGCGCTGGCGGACCGTTTGGCCTCCGGCCCCACCCTGGCGTACGCCAGGGCGAAAGAGCTGTACAACCGGGCACTTGCCCAGCCGCTGGAGAGCCAGCTCGAGGAGGAGCGCCAGCAGATCTCCCGCTGCGCCGGGAGCCGGGATTTCCGGGAGGGGATCCGGGCGTTCCTCGAAAAACGGCCCGCCCGGTTCGAGGGGAGATAG
- a CDS encoding Crp/Fnr family transcriptional regulator: MPLPFLSVRELFSGLPPGDTAKVRSLCVERTISRDAAVFRQGDPPDGACILKKGLVKIVSLSEKGADRILHILRPGDVFGELALIGEPRPFTAVALTDAVVSVLPSARLQEMLSSSPSFSRNFLRLVSLRLHDVERNFPAFAQAWPHHRLAKELLHLAEDLGDETPKGTRVTLRLTHEDLSNLIGASRETVTILIRKFEEMGLVRREGRELFLDRDRIAGYLRLERV; the protein is encoded by the coding sequence GTGCCGCTTCCCTTCCTCTCCGTCCGGGAACTGTTCTCCGGCCTCCCCCCCGGCGACACGGCGAAAGTGCGCTCCCTCTGCGTCGAGCGGACGATTTCCCGCGACGCCGCGGTCTTCCGGCAGGGGGACCCTCCCGACGGCGCCTGCATCCTCAAGAAAGGGCTGGTGAAGATCGTGTCCCTCTCCGAGAAGGGGGCGGACCGGATCCTCCACATCCTTCGACCGGGGGACGTCTTCGGGGAGCTGGCGCTGATCGGGGAGCCCCGGCCGTTCACCGCCGTCGCCCTGACCGACGCGGTCGTGAGCGTGCTTCCCTCGGCCCGGCTCCAGGAGATGCTCTCGTCGTCCCCCTCGTTCTCGAGGAACTTCCTCCGGCTCGTTTCCCTGCGGCTCCACGACGTCGAGCGGAACTTCCCCGCATTCGCCCAGGCGTGGCCGCATCACCGGCTGGCGAAGGAGCTGCTCCACCTGGCCGAGGACCTGGGGGACGAAACGCCGAAGGGGACCCGCGTGACGCTGCGCCTGACGCACGAGGACCTGTCGAACCTGATCGGCGCGTCGCGCGAGACGGTGACGATCCTGATCCGCAAGTTCGAGGAGATGGGGCTGGTGCGGAGGGAGGGGCGCGAGCTGTTCCTCGACCGCGACCGGATCGCGGGGTACCTCCGGCTGGAACGCGTCTAA
- a CDS encoding DUF3467 domain-containing protein, whose product MESQQKPMEIQVTFPEHLKGGVYSNNMTVIHTRDEFVLDFLMVAPPAGAVTARVILSPGHAKRVAAALLENLRKYEEAHGTILTAEEPQGKIGFN is encoded by the coding sequence ATGGAAAGCCAGCAGAAACCGATGGAGATCCAGGTGACGTTCCCGGAACATCTGAAGGGCGGCGTCTACTCCAACAACATGACCGTGATCCACACCCGCGACGAGTTCGTTCTGGACTTCCTGATGGTCGCGCCTCCCGCGGGAGCCGTCACCGCGCGGGTGATCCTCTCCCCCGGCCACGCGAAACGGGTCGCCGCCGCTCTGCTGGAGAACCTCCGGAAGTACGAAGAGGCGCACGGGACGATCCTGACGGCCGAGGAGCCGCAGGGGAAGATCGGCTTCAATTAG
- a CDS encoding PAS domain-containing protein, with amino-acid sequence MPDPTPVGTPRKVSAETVFDAIPFPALVVDRDVRVLEYNRSAAEMLGSGKKLRYRKPAGELLHCVHAESTPKGCGYSKFCPDCLLRNTVNEAVADGKVHRNRARLERIADGRTETVVLLLSVSPFSQGSRRRYLVLFEESSEISLLERILPICSHCKRIRDEKNYWKNVEEYFLSHSNLMFSHSLCDACVKELYPSMGR; translated from the coding sequence ATGCCGGATCCGACGCCCGTCGGCACACCCCGCAAGGTTTCCGCGGAAACCGTTTTCGACGCCATTCCCTTCCCCGCGCTCGTCGTGGACCGCGACGTCCGGGTGCTGGAATACAACCGGTCGGCCGCGGAAATGCTCGGAAGCGGGAAGAAGCTCCGCTACCGGAAGCCGGCCGGGGAGCTCCTCCACTGCGTCCATGCGGAATCGACGCCGAAAGGGTGCGGATACTCGAAATTCTGTCCCGACTGCCTGCTGCGGAACACCGTGAACGAGGCGGTCGCGGACGGGAAGGTCCACCGGAACAGGGCCCGGCTGGAGCGCATCGCCGACGGCCGGACGGAAACCGTGGTCCTCCTGCTGTCCGTTTCCCCGTTCTCGCAAGGGAGCCGGCGGCGGTACCTGGTGCTCTTCGAGGAATCGAGCGAAATATCGCTCCTGGAGAGGATCCTCCCGATCTGTTCCCACTGCAAGAGAATCCGGGACGAGAAGAACTACTGGAAGAACGTCGAAGAGTATTTCCTTTCGCACTCGAACCTGATGTTCTCCCACTCCCTCTGCGACGCGTGCGTGAAGGAGCTGTACCCCAGCATGGGGCGTTAG
- the fdhD gene encoding formate dehydrogenase accessory sulfurtransferase FdhD: protein MTRLPGDDRRKGNGPPVHRFDGHRLVPEAVRQTVREIPVPLSVNGSPLATLIASPHDLHYLVAGFLRMQGLIRVPSDLLTLSVCEEFGSASARIRGAAPERISPTLTSGCGGGISFHVPAASGKPVQVPAAGPFFPPEAVFASMDLLARAAERYRGTGGIHSSAACDGERLLLFAEDIGRHNTVDRIAGEALLKGIDLSGTILATSGRVSSEMAAKAASLGVSVVLSRTSPTDLAVRICDELGITLAGYVRGRRFNVYAHPERIAVPGPQERVRGVTGAILAGGKSMRMGSDKALLPYQGGRFIEAIHRKMAELFDEVIVVGGAPGQYEFLPCRRVQDLVPGAGALAGIQSALRHSDTDLVFVVACDMPHVKGELIRHLCALAEGADVVVPETEEGLEPLHALYRKSALPAVEDALRSGERRLVSFHDRVTVRRVRREEIARIDPERSAFRNINTPEEYYRLRDRP from the coding sequence ATGACGCGGCTTCCCGGAGACGACCGCAGGAAGGGGAACGGCCCGCCGGTTCACCGGTTCGACGGCCATCGCCTGGTCCCCGAGGCCGTGCGCCAAACGGTCCGCGAGATCCCGGTTCCCCTGTCGGTGAACGGTTCCCCCCTGGCGACGCTCATCGCCTCGCCCCACGACCTGCACTACCTCGTGGCCGGCTTCCTCCGGATGCAGGGGCTGATCCGGGTCCCGTCCGACCTCCTCACGCTCAGCGTGTGCGAGGAGTTCGGGTCGGCGAGCGCGAGGATCCGCGGCGCCGCGCCGGAACGGATCTCGCCGACGCTCACCTCGGGTTGCGGGGGCGGGATCAGCTTCCACGTCCCGGCCGCGTCGGGGAAGCCGGTACAGGTGCCGGCCGCCGGTCCGTTCTTCCCGCCGGAAGCGGTCTTCGCGTCCATGGATCTCCTGGCCCGCGCCGCGGAACGGTATCGCGGTACGGGGGGGATCCACTCCTCGGCGGCGTGCGACGGGGAGCGGCTGCTGCTGTTCGCCGAGGACATCGGCCGGCACAACACGGTCGACCGGATCGCGGGAGAGGCGCTCCTGAAAGGGATCGACCTCTCCGGAACGATCCTCGCCACTTCCGGACGCGTCTCCTCGGAGATGGCCGCGAAGGCGGCATCGCTCGGCGTATCCGTGGTCCTCTCCCGCACGTCCCCCACCGATCTCGCCGTCCGCATCTGCGACGAGCTCGGGATCACGCTCGCCGGATACGTTCGGGGAAGGCGGTTCAACGTGTACGCGCACCCGGAGCGGATCGCCGTCCCGGGCCCGCAGGAGAGGGTCCGCGGCGTCACCGGGGCGATCCTGGCGGGGGGGAAGTCCATGCGGATGGGGAGCGACAAGGCGCTCCTTCCGTACCAGGGAGGGCGGTTCATCGAGGCGATCCACCGGAAGATGGCCGAGCTGTTCGACGAGGTGATCGTCGTGGGCGGGGCGCCCGGCCAGTACGAGTTCCTCCCGTGCCGCCGCGTGCAGGACCTGGTGCCCGGCGCGGGGGCGCTGGCCGGAATCCAATCCGCGCTCCGGCACAGCGACACGGACCTGGTATTCGTCGTCGCCTGCGACATGCCGCACGTGAAGGGGGAGCTGATCCGCCATCTCTGCGCCCTGGCGGAGGGGGCCGACGTGGTGGTGCCCGAGACGGAAGAGGGGCTGGAGCCCCTCCACGCGCTCTACCGGAAGAGCGCGCTCCCCGCGGTGGAGGACGCGCTCCGCTCCGGCGAGCGGCGGCTGGTCTCCTTCCACGACCGGGTGACGGTCCGCCGGGTCCGCCGCGAGGAGATCGCGCGGATCGACCCCGAGCGGTCCGCCTTCCGGAACATCAACACGCCCGAGGAGTATTACCGGCTGCGGGACCGGCCGTAG